In Bacteroidia bacterium, a single window of DNA contains:
- a CDS encoding RluA family pseudouridine synthase: MAKRISSLSEIILFENEHLMVVNKPPHLSSLDERSGGTYNLLGLARKYVSTAQLCHRLDKETSGALVIAKTSETYRHISLQFQNRQVRKLYHAVVSGVLSFGNEEMEIQLPLTAIKGKARIDKHKGKPAVTIVRPKENFRHFTLCECQPLTGRFHQIRIHLSAVKAPIVSDILYDGTLPMLSKLKRKYHHGQEKEERPIMQRVALHAHTLEFTDPEAKAIAVEAPYPDDFATLMKLLRKYDSL; encoded by the coding sequence CCACCCCATCTCAGTTCTCTGGACGAGAGGAGCGGAGGCACCTATAATTTGTTGGGCCTCGCAAGGAAATATGTTTCCACTGCGCAGCTTTGCCACCGGCTTGACAAAGAGACTTCGGGTGCTTTGGTGATCGCAAAAACTTCTGAAACCTATCGCCATATTTCGCTTCAGTTTCAGAACCGGCAGGTGCGCAAACTTTATCATGCTGTTGTTTCCGGTGTGCTGAGTTTTGGGAATGAAGAAATGGAAATACAGTTGCCACTCACTGCAATAAAGGGCAAGGCCCGGATTGATAAGCATAAAGGCAAACCGGCTGTAACGATTGTCCGTCCTAAAGAAAACTTCCGGCATTTTACGCTGTGCGAATGTCAACCGCTTACGGGCCGGTTCCACCAGATCCGTATCCATTTATCGGCAGTAAAAGCACCCATCGTATCGGATATACTTTACGATGGCACTTTGCCCATGCTGAGCAAACTAAAGCGGAAATATCATCATGGCCAGGAAAAAGAGGAGAGGCCCATAATGCAGCGGGTGGCGCTCCATGCACACACTTTGGAGTTTACTGACCCTGAAGCCAAAGCCATAGCGGTGGAAGCGCCATATCCTGATGACTTTGCTACCTTGATGAAACTCCTGAGGAAGTACGATTCCCTATAG